In Streptomyces nojiriensis, one genomic interval encodes:
- the nth gene encoding endonuclease III, which translates to MKTPGRAAATPQGKVSAKKPKSAKPESRLAMVRRARRINRELAEIYPYAHPELDFRNPFELLVATVLSAQTTDLRVNQTTPALFAAYPTPEDMAAAAPEDLEELIRPTGFFRAKSRSLLGLSQALRDNFGGEVPGRIEDLVTLPGVGRKTANVVLGNAFGVPGITVDTHFGRLVRRWKLTEQEDPEKVEAEICAIFPKSEWTMLSHRVVFHGRRICHSRKPACGACPIAPLCPAYGEGETDPEKAKKLLKYEKGGQPGQRLTPPPDYPGLPAPPLGGAVAAP; encoded by the coding sequence GTGAAGACGCCCGGGAGGGCCGCGGCCACCCCTCAGGGCAAAGTTTCGGCCAAGAAACCGAAGTCGGCCAAGCCGGAATCGCGTCTGGCCATGGTGCGCAGGGCCCGGCGCATCAACCGCGAGCTGGCCGAGATCTATCCGTACGCCCATCCGGAGCTCGACTTCCGCAATCCCTTCGAGCTGCTCGTCGCGACGGTGCTGTCCGCGCAGACCACCGACCTGCGGGTGAACCAGACGACCCCGGCCCTCTTCGCCGCCTACCCGACCCCCGAGGACATGGCCGCGGCCGCCCCCGAGGATCTGGAAGAGCTGATCCGGCCGACCGGGTTCTTCCGGGCCAAGTCGAGGTCCCTGCTCGGCCTCTCGCAGGCCCTGCGGGACAACTTCGGCGGGGAGGTGCCGGGCCGGATAGAGGACCTGGTGACGCTGCCCGGAGTGGGCCGCAAGACCGCGAACGTGGTCCTCGGCAATGCGTTCGGTGTCCCGGGGATCACGGTGGACACCCATTTCGGCCGGCTGGTGCGCCGCTGGAAGCTGACCGAGCAGGAGGACCCGGAGAAGGTCGAGGCGGAGATCTGCGCGATCTTCCCGAAGAGCGAGTGGACGATGCTCTCGCACCGGGTCGTCTTCCACGGGCGCCGGATCTGCCACTCGCGCAAACCCGCCTGCGGGGCCTGCCCGATCGCCCCGCTCTGCCCGGCGTACGGGGAGGGCGAGACCGACCCGGAGAAGGCGAAGAAGCTGCTCAAGTACGAGAAGGGCGGCCAGCCGGGCCAGCGGCTGACCCCGCCCCCGGACTACCCGGGCCTCCCGGCCCCGCCGCTGGGCGGGGCCGTGGCGGCGCCGTAG